A single window of Arvicanthis niloticus isolate mArvNil1 chromosome 20, mArvNil1.pat.X, whole genome shotgun sequence DNA harbors:
- the Srsf3 gene encoding serine/arginine-rich splicing factor 3, whose protein sequence is MHRDSCPLDCKVYVGNLGNNGNKTELERAFGYYGPLRSVWVARNPPGFAFVEFEDPRDAADAVRELDGRTLCGCRVRVELSNGEKRSRNRGPPPSWGRRPRDDYRRRSPPPRRRSPRRRSFSRSRSRSLSRDRRRERSLSRERNHKPSRSFSRSRSRSRSNERK, encoded by the exons aTGCATCGTGATTCCTGTCCCTTGGACTGCAAGGTTTATGTAGGTAATCTTGGAAACAATGGGAACAAGACTGAATTAGAAAGGGCTTTTGGCTATTATGGACCACTCCGAAGTGTGTGGGTTGCTCGAAACCCTCCTGGCTTTGCTTTCGTTGAATTTGAGGATCCACGAGATGCTGCTGATGCTGTCCGAGAGCTAGATGGAAG AACACTATGTGGCTGCCGTGTGAGAGTGGAACTGTCgaatggagaaaagagaagtcgGAATCGGGGCCCGCCTCCCTCTTGGGGTCGTCGTCCTCGAGATGATTACCGCAGGAGGAGCCCTCCACCTCGGCGCAG ATCCCCAAGAAGAAGAAGCTTTTCCCGAAGCCGGAGCAG GTCACtttctagagataggagaagagaaaggTCTCTGTCTCGCGAGAGAAATCACAAGCCGTCTCGCTCCTTCTCCAGGTCTCGTAG ccGATCTAGGTCAAATGAAAGGAAATAG